The nucleotide sequence TCCGACCTCGCCCGTATCCCCTCCGCTCTCTCTCCCATCTTCTtcgattcatcatcatcatcatcatctcttggCTCCCCCTTCCCCCGACTCCTATTTCTTGAACTCTTTGTGATGTGTGGTTTGCTGCTGCAGGAggtgtagaggaggaaatggctgCAAGGTTGGGGACGACAATGGCAACCTGTGAGTCGTGTTCTTCACTCCACACCACCTCGTGTTGCTCTTTtgcaaaataatttaatttaattttttttatttttgttttgtctgattcccttctatttgattgcTTCCTTTGGCCTGCAGGATGTTGATGTGGGAGGATGGGTTCTGTAGGACAAGAGTGGATGATATCGATGGAGAAGACCAAGTGAGAAAGGCCTTCAGCAAGATGTCCATTCAGCTGTATAATTATGGAGAAGGGTGGGTACTGGGTAGGTGTTGTTATTATTTTCACAGAAAGGGACACTATAATTATTATCTTTCTCTTCATTTTGCCTGTGGTGTAATCCTTTGCCCAAATTTGTTTCTTTAGCCAGTACAAGTTAGTGCTAGTCTTTGTGTCCTCTATTTTGTTGTCATTGGTCTGGAAAAGGTAAAGAGCAGGAGGAGCAAAGGGAAATTAGGACGGGAAAGAGGGGAGTTGTTTTGCAACTTTTGCTTttttcacttcttcttcttcttcttcttcttcttcttcttcatcttctctctAGCTCTAGCTCAGGCTTCAACCTTAATATGGTTTGATTGATTTGATTCGAACAGGCTGATGGGTAAGGTTGCTTCTGATAAGTGTCACAAATGGGTCTTCAAGGAACCTTCTGAATGCGAACCCAACATCGCCAACTACTGGCAGAGCTCCTTTGATGCTGTATGTACCCCTTGCCCCTGTGCCACTGTTTTGCTTTTTtggtttcttccttccttttgttgaaCGAGTGAAAGAAAGAGGTCCTGTAACACTAGTAGTGGATTCATATGCTAGCTTCTCTGTTCATGTTGTTTTCTGGTCATTGCAGCTTCCTCCTGAATGGAATGATCAATTTGCTTCTGGCATTCAGGCAAAACCCACACTCCCATTTCCACTCTTTTTTAATCCTGTTTTATTCACCTTCCGTTGCTGGTGCTGAGGTGAGTGATTCTGTGTTCTGATGTATTGATGTTCTGTGCACAGACTATAGCTGTGATTCAAGCTGGCCATGGGCTGCTACAGCTGGGTTCCTGCAACATTGTGAGTGGCAATGTTCTTCTTTCTGTTTGTGGACCAAGATGAACAGTCCCCAAGTGCTTCATATTGACATGCTCCTCCTCCATCCGTTTGTATGGATGTGTATCAGATACCTGAAGACCTGCATTTTGTGTTGAGGATGAGACACATGTTTGAGTCACTGGGTTACCAATCTGGCTTCTTCCTTTCCCAGCTGTTTTCCTCTTCCAGGAACAGCTCTCCATCACCATCTGCCCCGGTGAAGCAGATCCCAGCTCGGCCTCCGCCGCCGGTCTTCAACTGGAGCCACCCTCCACTCGCTTCCCCTGCTTACCACCCTTCGGCTCAAATGGGACTACCCAGCAACAAAGACGACACCCAGCTgtacctcctccctccctcctccgaAGCACAGATGGATGAGATGATGCCGGAGCAGGAATCCGACCTGAAATGGCCCAATGGACTGTCTTTCTTCACTGCTTTAACGGGAAGAACAGATGATGCCAAGCTACTGTTTGGTGCCGAGATGTTGGGACACCGACCACCACCTCATCAGCATCCTCTCATGACGGCTCGGAAGAATCTGACTGCAAGCTCTCCGGTCAGCATCTGTGGCAATGCGGATGAGTCGAAGGCCATCGAGGCTTCTGGCTTGCCGGGCCAGGGAAATATAGGCGATAGCGGCGCAGCACTCAGTGCCAGTAACACCGAGGATCTCTTGAGTTTGGAAAGCCATTCCGGCAAGGCTAGGAAGATGGAGAACAGCAAGTTCAAGAGGAGCTTCACATTACCCGCAAGAATGACTACCTCTTCTTCGTCGTCTTCGTTGGACCATCATCATGCATCAACACCACAGCCCATGGATTACAGGGGCTCGGAGGCCGGGATCTACCAAGACATCATGGAAACCTTCTTGGACTAATCCGAGATCAGGCCTAGTGTCTGTGGGAGGAGGTTGTAAGACAAGGGTTTGAACTAGTGATCATGTGGCTTACTCTCCTCTCAGGGGCTGGCTCTACTCCATCCTTGCTCCTACCGGTCTGCCATCAACTGCTTGTTCACCTGTATCGATATGCTGCGGATGATCTTCTGAAGGATTTTGTTTGCAGTAGTTTTAGAGTGATTTAGATGGACTTTAGGGTTGGATTGCAAATATAACTCTGCTAATGTTGTGCTCGGTTTCTTGGTGAGAATGAGAAATGTGTCTAGTTAATTAGCAGGAGTATGTTGTCTTGCTCTTTTTGTTTGGAAAATAAAGCAGCTGAGTCCTCCTCTTTCATATTTCCATGATTTAACTGCAAACAAGAAGCAGAAGGCCTCATACTGAATTAGATAACAGATGATGGCCACCATATATGCAACTTCTCTTGCTTCTGACATCTTTGCTCTTCTTGGAGAATATAAAAGGATGTTGAAGTAAACACCCCTTTTGCAAAGATCACAAGTATAGTGAGTTTTGCTGTCTAACAAGTGCTTAGAAGATTGGTTTATGCATGTTAGTCTTTTTTGCTATGACTATTtatacaagttcatttgatgtgtAACGTATGATGTACAGCTTGGTCCACAACTAATATTGACCAGATCTTTGAGGATTCATCAATGGACTTGGTTTAGAATCTGTCAGCTGGTGCTTAGATAATTGGCTTTCACAATTCTCTATGCTAGGTTGCATATTTTGTCTGTTTGAATAGGCATTTGCTGTGAGCAGTATATGATGTATTATATGGGTAATTATATATTGTTTTTTATAGTTAACTATGATTAGTATTCcgatccttatattttaaaaagtagtaTTGGggtttaaaatatttaaccttaattcttaattttattatattttaaattataaattattaattttactatattttaaattattaattttatataaatttttcgtCACGATCGATTTCCTCTTCCCCAACTTGTGCGTCGCTCGATGCACCTACTGTTAATCTTGCTCGCCCGTCACACCTCCTTTTGTCATTGTTCACCACTTCTTCCTGATCGAAGGCAAAGAGATCGGTGGCTAATTGCTCCTCGTCCTCCTCAACGTCATCATTTtcatatttgtaatcttttttgttgAGGCTCTCATCATCCTCATGATCAATGTTGGAAGTAAGGGTTTTGGAGGATGGGTGGAGGTAAGGGTCAAGATGATCTACTTGTAGAGGAGGAAGTTTGGCCAAAGGTGGAGGGCATGGTTGGGGTGGAGGTGGGCGAGGAGCTTGCGCTTGATGTGAAGGAACTGGTATCGCATGTTATGGATCTTGACGGAGATATCCCGTCGAGACCAACAGAAGGGGAAGGCCACGAGGGTCGCGAAGGTGGTGGGTAGTGTTCACTCGATCCGTGATCGATTATAACTTCTTCTCCCGCGTACAAAGTCTGGCAAGGAGGGCACCCCCTAATAGCGACGACAGCAGGGTCGCGTGCTCCAGATCAGCATCGCCTCCTCCTCTCTCCACTTCTTTCGCTTCATCGTCGGTAAGATTGGGTTGATCAAGGTGCTGCCTCAAAGAGTGCTGACTATGGTGAAATGATAACTCCCCTCACCTCTATAGGAAAATTTATGAGCGACATCACAAGCGCAATAGAAGAACAAAAggaaaaatcctaaattttcataaaaaagtttcatcatcatgcgaagattggtgcgcaaaaacttaCGGAACTAAAAATCACGTAGTTATGTTACCcaaggagatcatatattcctgaatttctacagatctgtgggagaggatgaaggaggtcaactatcctctgtAGTAATGATCTACACggtaggggctgcgaagatgctccttGAATCGCAGCCCAAATCTTCACACACCCCAAATAAGGGCTGTTGGCtgaggaggaaaagggaagaggaaagTAAGAGGTGGTAGTAAAAAAGGCCTAGCTTATGGccctttgattccctcctatttatagaggccccctatcaacataaccctaatggatcctgtcctattgggtattgatcttcatccaactacctaagcttaTTAGATTGGATCTCAACCctataatatctcattggctcttattggatctcatccataagatctaataataAAAAGGCATATTGGATATCCGATAAGATAGggactctagcggatatctcatatttgaatctctactcgtcgtagcacctaccatatgtgtgaccctctaggctcaatatcgagctggtcgtgagtcatatctgtcagaattCCTTCCGGCTcactgaattattatctccataataattcactcgactcataggcatactaggccactacgccgtagtccccagacgatacaagaaaatccaatccattggacttatatgttctcagttaccatatatttatagtcccttattcatctaatatctcaaagattgtATATTGGGCATTgtgttgtcagacctatatggtttctactacagtctcgctctaatcggattctcttgaagaactctttctctctcaatccgaatgactctagctagggatttgtctgagtaagaacacatatgatatttctctcatgacaccgagagcagatgatcatctatcgacactcaataaccctcgtaaggttggctaccactctcgataaccgactgtgctaaatctgaaacttctagacttataagttcggtatcaaacagtgaagtactcatacaggacatctttagtgtctcaagtctaaggaccagatacactattgagaTGACAGAATCATTATttaacaatgagatatcatcaaccatttaacattttatgagcggatcaattagtgaactcattctccaatgagaccAGCTATGCGACTAACAGCtttcatcatatggataggtatatagtatACCAGTTTGTTCAGTTAtcttcgatgtccctctcgagtaacttatgactgagattctttaggatctgtgtttaaagatgaatcggtctcattatcatgatctcatcatgatctgattcctattgcatagatccattgatatcacaatatatatatatatatatatatatatataatatccattgatatcacaatatatatatatataataagaataataataataatataaagtgagaaaaatataataataataatgataaaaaagagtgtgtcatgtcacacgtactatcattcatgtgattgacttgcagagcacctatgattagcagccTCAACTGCACCACTCTTggaggtttttttgggagcatcaAAACCTTAAATTcggattaggatcaagagcactaagagggggggggggggggggggggtgcgcgggtgggtgatttagtgcagcggaaaaccttctacgaaaaataaaaactgcgttcgttcgttaaaagtgattttggtaagaaagctgattcgtaaatcactttaacttttgtttaagcgagatgcagcaaagatataaatgcaatttgcagttatgattctaatcagatagtaggcgcaaattgaaatatgatattcgtacgaaaaaactgatttacgtctaaatgctgattcgtaaatcacttgattaagcaagatacagtttaagcaaggatataaaggtagtttgcagttatgatagaaatcaaaacgtaaacgcaaacagaaat is from Musa acuminata AAA Group cultivar baxijiao chromosome BXJ3-8, Cavendish_Baxijiao_AAA, whole genome shotgun sequence and encodes:
- the LOC103994680 gene encoding protein RICE SALT SENSITIVE 3, whose translation is MVGSGVGGDSRSKEAVGMLALHEALRNVCLNSDWTYSVFWTIRPRPRCRGGNGCKVGDDNGNLMLMWEDGFCRTRVDDIDGEDQVRKAFSKMSIQLYNYGEGLMGKVASDKCHKWVFKEPSECEPNIANYWQSSFDALPPEWNDQFASGIQTIAVIQAGHGLLQLGSCNIIPEDLHFVLRMRHMFESLGYQSGFFLSQLFSSSRNSSPSPSAPVKQIPARPPPPVFNWSHPPLASPAYHPSAQMGLPSNKDDTQLYLLPPSSEAQMDEMMPEQESDLKWPNGLSFFTALTGRTDDAKLLFGAEMLGHRPPPHQHPLMTARKNLTASSPVSICGNADESKAIEASGLPGQGNIGDSGAALSASNTEDLLSLESHSGKARKMENSKFKRSFTLPARMTTSSSSSSLDHHHASTPQPMDYRGSEAGIYQDIMETFLD